The Atlantibacter hermannii genomic interval GTCCGTCGCGGGCAAGTTGCAGGAGCGTTTCGGCGTGCGCCGTGTGACCATCGCCTCCGGGTTACTGTTAGGGCTGGGTTTCTTCCTCACCGCCCATTCCAGTAACCTGATGATGCTGTGGTTAAGTGCCGGGGTGCTGGTGGGCCTGGCGGATGGTGCGGGCTACTTACTGACCCTGTCCAACTGCGTGAAATGGTTCCCGGAGCGTAAGGGACTGATCTCGGCCTTATCCATCGGGGCCTACGGTCTTGGTAGTCTGGGCTTCAAATTTATCGACACGCATTTGCTGGCTACCGTCGGCCTTGAGCGCACCTTTATGATTTGGGGCGCGATTGCGCTGTTGATGGTGGTATCCGGCGCGATGCTGATGACCGATGCGCCAAACCAGCCGGTTCAGTCTGCGAATGGCGTGACCAACAACGATTTCACCCTCGCGGAGTCGATGCGTAAACCGCAGTACTGGATGCTGGCGGCCATGTTCCTCACGGCCTGCATGAGCGGCCTGTATGTGATTGGCGTGGCGAAGGATATCGCGCAAAAACCTGGTGAACCTGGATGTGGCATCCGCCGCGAATGCGGTGACGGTCATCTCTATCGCCAACCTCAGTGGCCGTCTGGTGCTGGGCATTCTGTCCGATAAAATGTCGCGGATCCGCGTTATCACCCTTGGTCAGGTGATTTCTCTGGTGGGCATGGCAGCGCTGCTGTTCGCGCCGCTGAATGAAATAACGTTCTTCGCCGCCATCGCCTGCGTCGCCTTTAACTTCGGCGGCACCATCACCGTTTACCCGTCGCTGGTCAGCGAATTCTTTGGCCTGAACAATCTGGCGAAAAACTACGGGGTGATTTATCTCGGCTTCGGCATCGGCAGCATCTGCGGCTCCGCTATCGCCTCGCTGTTCGGCGGTTTTTACGTGACCTTCTGGGTTATCTTCGCGCTGCTGATTTTTTCTCTGGCGCTTTCCACCACCATTCGTCAGCCGCAACGCCAGGTACTTAAACACGCCCACGCGTGACCGGCTTCGCCTCTCTTTTCGCCGCGCGTTAAGCGCGGCTGTTTTGTCCTCACGCTTAACGCATTCAGCATGTCCATATTTAGACCCCTGTCCGGATTAGAAATGCGTTATCTGAGAATGCAGTAGCATAAATTTGTAAATTCAGCGCCCAAATGCTAACTCCGCACAACTTTTTCTGAACGATATGGTCTACTAGCCGCGCTCTCACCAGGAAGTGTGCCCTTTTTTATGGGGCTCCTGGTGGTTATTAGAACTCGATACCCGGCAACGGGTCAGAGAATTTTGTACCTGTTCCAGGGGCTTTACATGAAATACCTGAATTCGATGACGCATCAGAAGCTGAGTATTCTGATCGCGATATACATCGGCCTGTTTTTAAACTGCGCGGTTTTTATCCGTCGCTTTGACGGATATGCACATGATTTTACGGCCATAAAAGGAATTTCAGCCGTCGTGGAGCTGGTCGGCACAGTATTAGTCACCTTTTTTCTGCTACGTATTCTATCCCTGTTGGGTCGGCGAACCTGGAAAGTACTGACCACCCTGGTTGTCTTGTTCTCCTCTGCTGCCAGCTATTACATGACCTTTCTTAACGTGGTGATCGGCTACGGCATCATCGCTTCGGTGATGACCACCGATATCGACTTGTCCAAAGAAGTGGTTGGCTGGGGCTTTTTCGTCTGGATGGCGCTGGTCAGCGCGGTCCCGCTATGGCTTATCTGGTTTAACCGTTGCAACGACACCCTGTGGAAACAGCTCACCACACGAGGAGCGCGCCTGCGTAGCGCCGGGGTGGTGATTATGGCGGGCCTGCTGGTGTGGGCACCGATTCGCCTGCTGGATATGCAGCAAAAACGCGTTGAACGCAGTTCCGGTATTGATATGCCGAGCTACGGCGGCGTGGTGGCGAACTCCTATTTGCCGTCTAACTGGCTGTCAGCGCTGGGTCTCTATGCATGGGCGCAGGTTGATGAATCCAACGATAATAAATCGCTTATCAACCCGGCAAAGAAGTTTGAGTATCAGGCACCAGCCGATATTGATGACACTTACATGGTGTTCATCATCGGTGAAACCACCCGTTGGGACCATATGGGCATGCTGGGTTACGGGCGCGATACCACGCCAAAACTCTCTAAAGAAAAGAATCTGGTGGCCTTCCGGGGTTACTCCTGCGATACCGCAACCAAACTCTCCCTGCGCTGCATGTTTGTGCGCGAAGGCGGTGTGGAAGATAACCCGCAACGCACCCTGAAAGAGCAAAACGTCTTTGCGGTGTTGAAGCAGTTGGGCTTTAGTTCCGACTTGCTCGCGATGCAAAGCGAACTGTGGTTCTACAGCAACACCATGGCGGACAACATCGCTTACCGCGAACAGATTGGCGCGGAGCCGCGTAACCGCGGCAAACGGGTCGATGACATGTTGCTGGTGGAAGAAGTGAAGAACTCGCTGGCCCAGCACCCGAACGGTAAGCATATGATTATTCTGCATACCAAAGGGTCGCACTATAACTACATTCAGCGCTATACCCGGGATTTCGCTAAATTCCAGCCGGAGTGTATGGGTATTGATAAAAGCTGCAGTAAACAGAAGCTCATCAACGCCTTTGATAACACCGTGTTGTACGTCGACAGCTTTATTGATGACGTCATCGACCAGTTACGCGATAAGAAAGCCATTGTGTTTTACGCGGCCGACCACGGTGAATCCATCAATGAGAAAGAGCATTTGCACGGTACGCCGCGCAACATAGCGCCGCCGGAACAATTCCGTGTGCCGATGATGGTGTGGATGTCGGATAAATATCTGGCAAATCCGGATCACGAGCGAGCTTTCAAGCACCTTAAACAGCAGGCGGACATGAAAGTGCCGCGCCGCCATGTGGAGCTGTACGACACCATTATGGGCTGCCTGGGCTATACCTCGCCAAATGGCGGTATCGATCAGAACAAAAACTGGTGCCATGTGCCGCAAGCGGCCCAGTAAAAGGTTGCTGGCTTTTCAGCCGATCGGATGGCTTTTTTTCATTAAGGGATTGACGCAATGGGGGCGCGGCAGTAAGATGCGCCCCGCAATTCGGTGATTGGCGCAGCCTGGTAGCGCACTTCGTTCGGGACGAAGGGGTCGGAGGTTCGAATCCTCTATCACCGACCAAATTTAAAAAAGCCCAACCGCAAGGTTGGGCTTTTTGCATTCCGGCGCCTGTGAGGATTTGAACCTCCGGGGGCAGGAGGTTCGGGTCGAGCGCAGCGAGACAACGTTGCGCAGCAACGGCCCGCAGGGCGAGCCGCGCAGCGGCGAGTCATCCTCTATCACCGACCAAATTTGAAAACCCGCAGTGAAAACTGCGGGTTTTTTGCATCTGAGCTTCCGAGGATTTGAACCTCCGGGGGCAGGAGGTTCGGGTCGAGCATAGCGAGACAACGTTGCGCAGCAACGGCCCGCCAGCGCACCCGCCATATCCCCGCCGCTTAACCCCTGAAGCGCCGCCGTGGCTGCCTGAATACCCCGCTGCAGGTCGCTCCCCGTGCCGTATTTCGACATTTCGGCCCGGTATTCCGGCGTGTTCTTCAGCGCTTCCGCTGACATCTCCGGGTGGGCTTTTTTTGCCACGCTCAGCCCGTTCAGCTCACCCTGCGTGCGCACTATATCCGCTGCCTGGCCACCAAGCTCACCGATGAGCTGTACTTCCTGCAGGCGGCTCTGCTCTTTCTCCTTGTCGAAGACAGGGCTGATACTGCCGTTCGCACCCGCCGTGTCACGGCTCAGCCCGGCGATGTCCTGCTGCTGGTTTTCCTTATCGCGGACAGTAATGGTGCCGTTGCTGATGGCCGCATGACTGCTTCCGTCCGCATGCCCGCTGTCGCCCCCCACGGATATCATCCCGCCCGCCATATTGCCGCTGAAGCTGTCACCGACAGCACCACCGCCGCTGATGCTGATGCCGCTGTGCGACACCGTATAATCCGCCTCGTTATGGATGTCGCGCCAGCCCAGCGTCCCGGTATCAAGGCTGTTTTTGTCCGCCGTCGCCGTACTGGCAATCACCCCGCCGTCCAGCTGCGTGTGATTTCCCACCGTGATATCGAACCCGCCGCTGCCCGCGAATATCCCGCTCTGCTCCTGCACCGAGTCGTAGTCGCTCTGCATTTTGTCCTGGCTGGCGCTGATGTAGCCGGAGCCGGTCATAGTCCCGAACGTGAAGCTGCCCCCTGCCGCCATGCTGGTCTGCTTCGACTGGTAATCGTTGCTGTCCTGCTGGCTGGCTATCCACAGGTCGCGCCCCACGTCTGCCGCCACGGTGTTGCCGCTCGCCTGCGCGCCGTTTATTACCGTGTCGCGTCCGCTGATGAGCGACAGTGTGCCGCCGCTGTCCAGCGTCGTCTCCGACCAGGTCGTACCGTTGCCCTTCTCGTGACCGCTGGCGGTATTCACGTTCGCGAATACGCTGATGCCCGCGCACGCTACCGCCCGGCCGCAATTCCTGCATCCTAGCAACAACATCTCTCTGCCATCGCTGCATTACATTGTTTTTTACAACAAAACGTGACGGGTAAAACAGCTTAAACCCTGACCCTTCGCCCTTTGCAAGTACTACAACCGGGCCGTTTACAACGCGATCTTTTTGCGCGGCGAGTGGATAGCGCAGGCGGGATTTATCGGCGGGATGCCGATTAAGATCCGGGTAATGCCGGACTGCATCGTTATCACCGCCCAGAACACCCGCAAGCTGTGGGGCTGCGCTGAAGGGCTTAAGCGTCGCTCACGTCAACAAGCAGAAGATGAACCAGTGGCTTAAGACCTTCCCCGGCGCACTAAACGACACCGGCGATCTGCCGGTGTACAGGCGCGGGAACGGGCATTTTGGGTAAGGGCTGATAGTAAAGATCCCGGCTCGGTGGCCGGGATCTGTCTTACTTAATAGGATAATTATAATGCTCTGGTATTTTATAATTCTCTGGAAAATCGGCTATATGGGGAATTTTGACATAGCGATCAATATCTTCTCTCGTTTGTTCAAAAATCCCAGATATTCCTGATAAAAAAGTTGATATACGCAACAATGCTGCCTGCATTGTTAATTCATCTTTATTTTCTTTTGCAGTAAAAAATAACTCGATTGTTAAGTTAAGGTTTTTTATATCCTTTTGAAAACTTTCAACAATTGAATAATCTTCTGCCAAATAAAGATCATCCTCATCGAGTTCGTCCCCTGCCTCATGCTTTAATAGTTCCAAATAGGCATCTTTAAATTTATCTAACTTACTTATATCAATCATTTTGGCAATCTCCGACCTTCGGCTTTGGCTGCCTTAGTTTTTGCATCATTAAACGAACCATCAATATTCAGGACGGCTTTAACTTTCCCTTTACTATCAAAAACCTCGATATGATCTTTATGTAGCCCATCAAGATAGTATTTATCGCCTTTAGCGATATAATCTCCAACAGGTTTCTTCGCTTGATAAACACTCTGCCCCTGAAATATCTGACTAGTTTTCTGGGTATTATCTTTCATTTGGCTACCAAAGCCGGGTTGCTTGAAAAATTCGCCCATATTTCCAATCGCGCCTTTATTCGGCTGATATTTACTAATCCCACCAAACGCCGCCGCTGCTGCACCCGCAATAATATCAGCCTGAACGTTATCCAGACCATATTCTTTCTGAAGAGCTTCCGAGACTTTATTGGTCGAAACAACCCCATCAGCCTGGATTTGATGCATCCAGGTCGCTGTCAGATCATAGGCCATTTTCGCCGGGATATCTTCACCCAGAGCCTTGTCTAACGCCTGTTTCACCGCAAGGCTATCAGTCAGCACATTGCCATATTTTTGCTGACAGGTCGTCGGACTGGCCGCACAGTCGCTGATAAGCTGCTGTTGTTGGGCGGTACTCAGTTCCTCATACTTCTTGATAATGCCACCGCAGTCACCGCCACTGGCCTGACAGGACTTCATTTCCGCAGACCAGGCATCTATC includes:
- the yhjX_1 gene encoding transporter, with translation MNALQNRTRWLTLFGTIVTQFALGSVYTWSLFNSALSEKLDAPVSQVAFSFGLLSLGLAISSSVAGKLQERFGVRRVTIASGLLLGLGFFLTAHSSNLMMLWLSAGVLVGLADGAGYLLTLSNCVKWFPERKGLISALSIGAYGLGSLGFKFIDTHLLATVGLERTFMIWGAIALLMVVSGAMLMTDAPNQPVQSANGVTNNDFTLAESMRKPQYWMLAAMFLTACMSGLYVIGVAKDIAQKPGEPGCGIRRECGDGHLYRQPQWPSGAGHSVR
- the yhjX_2 gene encoding transporter — translated: MTVISIANLSGRLVLGILSDKMSRIRVITLGQVISLVGMAALLFAPLNEITFFAAIACVAFNFGGTITVYPSLVSEFFGLNNLAKNYGVIYLGFGIGSICGSAIASLFGGFYVTFWVIFALLIFSLALSTTIRQPQRQVLKHAHA
- the yhjW gene encoding phosphoethanolamine transferase, with product MGLLVVIRTRYPATGQRILYLFQGLYMKYLNSMTHQKLSILIAIYIGLFLNCAVFIRRFDGYAHDFTAIKGISAVVELVGTVLVTFFLLRILSLLGRRTWKVLTTLVVLFSSAASYYMTFLNVVIGYGIIASVMTTDIDLSKEVVGWGFFVWMALVSAVPLWLIWFNRCNDTLWKQLTTRGARLRSAGVVIMAGLLVWAPIRLLDMQQKRVERSSGIDMPSYGGVVANSYLPSNWLSALGLYAWAQVDESNDNKSLINPAKKFEYQAPADIDDTYMVFIIGETTRWDHMGMLGYGRDTTPKLSKEKNLVAFRGYSCDTATKLSLRCMFVREGGVEDNPQRTLKEQNVFAVLKQLGFSSDLLAMQSELWFYSNTMADNIAYREQIGAEPRNRGKRVDDMLLVEEVKNSLAQHPNGKHMIILHTKGSHYNYIQRYTRDFAKFQPECMGIDKSCSKQKLINAFDNTVLYVDSFIDDVIDQLRDKKAIVFYAADHGESINEKEHLHGTPRNIAPPEQFRVPMMVWMSDKYLANPDHERAFKHLKQQADMKVPRRHVELYDTIMGCLGYTSPNGGIDQNKNWCHVPQAAQ